The Lathyrus oleraceus cultivar Zhongwan6 chromosome 5, CAAS_Psat_ZW6_1.0, whole genome shotgun sequence genome includes the window GCAGAGGTAAGATTGTTGGGTTGTAGTCTGTCTCTATTTGATGGAGAGGTATGACTTTTCTTGGGTCCAAGAAGGATAATCCTTCAAATTGGTTTGAGAAATGCCTATTTAGGAAGGTTGAGTGAGACATTCAGACCTCTTTCTGGAATGACCCTTGTATTGGGGATATTTCTCTTATGATTAGATTTCATAAGCTCTTCCCCATTTCTCGTGTTCAAGATGGGTCTATGGGGGGAGATAGGTAGGTGGGTGGATGGTAGTTTTACTTGGGATCTTAGATGTAGGCGCCCATTTTTTGTCCACGAGGAACCTTTAGTCACTAACTTCTTGTCGGGTCTCCGAGATGTCCGACTTAGTGAGGAGAGAGATAGGCGGGTTTGGAGGCATAATAAGGATGATATTTTTTCTATCGCATATGCTTATCATCTCCCAATTGAGCTCTAAGCCTCTTATTGTTACCTGGGTACATAGGGATTTCCCAACCTTACCCTAATTTGGGATAGTTGCCCCCCCTCCAAGATGAAGATTTCCTCTTGTCAATTTTTGCAAGATCGGTTCTCGTCCATAGAGAATCTCTTTTAGAGGAAATTCTTAGTTGATCCAGATGCAATCTCTTGTATCCTTTGCGGTGATCGGGTTGAGTCATCTTTCCATCTGTTTGTCATTTGTAGTCTTGCTTCTGGTGTTTGGTATATGATTTTTAGTTTGTTGGGCTTCCATTTTGTTCTTCCTAGAGATCCTAATTTCCTTTTTGAAATCATTATTTATCTAGGTGATATGGCTAAAGTTAGAGAGGCTTTTCTATTATTTGACACACAATGGTTTAGATTGGTCTATGCATAATGATAGGATTTTCATTGGTGTTTCAACAAATATAAAAGAGGCAGCAGATAAGAGTATCTCTTTGAGTTGGAGTTGGTTTCTTGCAAGTTACCAGTGATCTCTATCCTCTTCTCGGGTTGACTTTAGAACCTTATCATGTGTTTAAATCAATAGTGATTTTAAAGATCAATCTCTCTCCTGGAATGTGCAGTGGTTTAATTTTTGGATGTTGTTCCTTATTTTGTTGATGTAGTTTTGAGCTCCAATATAGTTGCTTTTGGGTGGAGCCGTTGTTACAGTTGATTCTAGTGATTTTAGTGTGTTTTAGGTGACTTTTGATTGTTCATTTTTAGTTGTTTTCCATTGTCTTTTTTCTTCTTATTTTGTTGTTCGGTTTTTATTGTCCTTTGACACTTCTCAAATGTTATAttaacttcttctttttcttcgGATTTCTCCCTCTTTTTAAAAAAAGTACTGATTCAATTCAAATGACAAGAAAGTAAAAACATAATTTTGTGCATGTAATATTTTCTAAAATACAGTAGACGCAAGTAGATTGAAATTTTAAAGGAGAGATATACATTAAAAAAACTACTCATGCAACCAATGATATCACTCAAAATGTGAAGTTATAGACCTAGATGAAGAGACATACATTCACAATTGCATGATTCATTTTTGAGTATTATAAAGGGTTGTGATAATTTTATCTCTTTTACTTGTATATTATAATTATGATTCGAATTCAGATTTTTTCAAATAATTTATGCTTAACTAGAATTTCATAATCACTTGAATCTAATCAATCAATTAGAGTAAAGTTATATCAAAGCTTTTTTTTTATAAAGAACAAATATTAAAGTGCCATCCTCATAAGTGAGGAGTAGTATTAAATTGGGGAATAAAATGTTCCATAGAAACATTTAATGTATAGGGAAACATTCAATGTGCAGGGAATAGTAGGTTctttctatttatttatttttttctcGCCCCTATTTTAAATGAAAATAACACTTACTAATACGAGAATAAAAGCGGAAAATGCCTCTACATATAAATTAAGAGGGTTGAGTAAACTAAAATTAAGAGGGAAAATACATTTAACTAAGATTAGGAGCCACTCATCATCTTCTTAAACTCTTCGAAATTTACATTACCATCGTGATCAGCGTCGACGTTTCCGATCATTTTCCGGCAATCGTTAAGAGAACATTTCTCCCCCAACCGCCGCATAACCGCGTGCAGCTCCTTCGCCGAGATCAGTCCATTTTTGTCCAAATCGTACATCTCAAACGCCTCTTGGAGCTCTCTATCGTCACCACGGCCGGTGTGTATTTCTCcgaactccttcagatcaatgTACCCATCGCCGTTCTGGTCAACCTCCGCCATCATCCGATTAACTTCCTCCGACGTCGTCTTAGATCCGAGCGCCAGCATCATCTCCTTGAGCTCCGCGCGCGAGATCTTCCCGTCGCCGTTCTTATCGAATTTGTTGAAGATCTTGCGCACTTCATCGTCCATGGCTTTCGCCGAGAGAAAGAAGGTTTTTCAGTTTAGTATATAGTTGAGTTAGTTTCCGTGAGGCGTGATTTATAGAAACGTGATTCGGTCACGGAAACGCGTTATTTAGGTTTTAAAAAGTTGAAGATAAGAGATTTTTTGAGGTGGGTTAATTTGTAGACACAAACGCGGTGTTTGAGTGTAGTGAAAGTGAGATAATTGAAAGTGAAGGAAGAAGCGTGTCTTGAAAAATATGGTTGGAAATCACGAGATGAGATCATAGCATAGCATGTTATGTCGTGCTGTGATTGTCCAGTTCACCATTTGTGGTTAAGTTAAAAGCTGGTCGTAAAAGCACAAATGGCAGATATTTAATTTGGTTAAGAAACAAAGTGATAAGTTTTTATAATCAATTTGTCTCAATAAGTGCCGCTTATATGGTTACACATTTTAGGGACGTGATTGACTTTAATTTACGATAGTAACACGCGACAATGATTGAATCTAACTTCAAAAACCACTTTGCAATAGATCATTGTGTCAAAATGCTTTACTTATTTTTTCTTTCCCTGATGACCTTTATATAGCCTTTATTGTAACTCCCGCTAAGCCATGGTGAGTCGTCCATTCATTTCTAAAGTTTAAATGTTGGAGGTAACGTTCGACATCTCACTAATGACCATTAATCCTAGTTCACTATGTTTGTCGATTTGGATTCCTGCACGACCATCTCGAACAACATTAAAAATAAATATCTCGGCTAAGCTAGAAATTCTGGGATGTACAATGCCCCTAAAGCATGAGGCTTGTAAGGGTGAAATGTTTTGAGTTTATCCTGGACCCAATAGACTTGATCTACACGTACTTTAATTTTACGCATTTTGATCAAGTGAGTTCCCGTAAATTCGTGGTCTTGATGATGAAACAATTTCTAAGGGATTCATCTTGGCATTGATTGAGAAGTTTAATGACTTTAATGAAGTCGGCAAGCTACAATTTTAACGAAGAAACCAGAGAGTCCAAGAAGGTTTGCAATGTAGGGGAATCAGAGAACCCTGGTGTATTTTCGTCCTCTGGTCGTTTGCAGAACTCGGTTAATTCTAGATCTAAAGAAGTCGGAGAGCCCCAATGGGATCTCGACCCATTAGCGTCATATAACCTAGTAGATTTTAAacatagagaagttggaggatccTGGGAGGGTCTTAGCCCTTCATCATCGTAGAAtacgatccctcgcgatggtcgcggaaaaattagtttgagcagagtcgccaccgaactttatttatcccaatgaaggaataggaaaatatcgataaaacctttaaaaatagaataatggtcgtcgcaaccatattcgggttcgggagtcgattacgcaaggggaaagtattagcacccctcacgtccgttgtactcaacgggaaccttttagtctaatttgcgatttgaatgttagttaatgttatttgttttcttcaagtgataaaaatattgaaaagagatggatggaaacctcaaaaggggaaaagggaggttttttattagtgtgctcgcgaagatcTAGCAATatcctgcctacgtatccttatggtgcaataaggaaatcagagcattcgtagttcggggaactacagtttgttggtgtcttttaatgaacgactgtttCGATCACGTTTTAAAGGataaacgttggcttgtctactctcggtggaggcttaagcactagtttgttgtgtgcgttagaaaggattaaaaagtgttctttctgaaaaggTTTTTGATCGCACGGGGGCAAGAGAATAGGTTTGATTCGTTGAGTGTGTTTTAATGATCAAGTGCTTAGATCGCATCCTAGCGGTTAAACATTGGCTTGCATGCTCGCGGTGGAGACTTAAGCACTAGTTTGTGTACGCACTAGAAAGGATTAAGCAATGTTCTTTCTAAAAATAATTAAGTTGTTGGTCGCACGGGGGCAGGAAATTAGGTTTAATATGTTTGGTATTTTTTAGAAGAAGAACGACAAAaattgagcaatatggtgcacaccaatcgttcaCTCTTTTGAGGAATAACAAGGCGAACGCCTCCTATTCCCTTTTTATTCAAATTATTGTTGAAAATTGTTTGCGGAAATTGAATATGCGCGGTAGTGAGGCGAgcgcctcccacttgcttattcgAGGAATATTGAGGCGTGCACCACATATTCATTTATCCAAGTTTACTTAGAGTTCTTTAATCGGAAGACGAGAATTTGAGCAACATGGCAAgcgccaatcattcaattattcgagaGATAGTGAGGCGGA containing:
- the LOC127083810 gene encoding calcium-binding protein CML24, giving the protein MDDEVRKIFNKFDKNGDGKISRAELKEMMLALGSKTTSEEVNRMMAEVDQNGDGYIDLKEFGEIHTGRGDDRELQEAFEMYDLDKNGLISAKELHAVMRRLGEKCSLNDCRKMIGNVDADHDGNVNFEEFKKMMSGS